In the Longimicrobiales bacterium genome, one interval contains:
- a CDS encoding amidohydrolase family protein — MRLSRFLTATAFAALLLPAAAEAQRRIPDPQIPPPSITEYTPRNTLVVPEHPVPSAKFPVVDMHGHPPTLDNPENIATVLAAMDELNLGVMIQTRGSSGERLTNQINAVKAAGLEHRFAFFTTLDLRDVAPGSGAKIAAQLEADVAAGAVGIGELNKGFGLFTMKADGTRLTLDEPELDIVWQTAGRLGIPVFVHTGDPAEFFEPHDMENERWLEQSIYPQRQLNDQARFPTFDELMAERDRMIERNPGTTWIIAHMSWYGNDLGRLGELFDKYPNTVGELGAVLYDFGRQPRFAREFFEKYSDRILFGKDSFQPAEYPYYWRVFETNDEYFDYYRDYHAFWKLYGMGLSDDLLRKVYYQNAVNVIPGLPTEALPGN; from the coding sequence ATGCGCCTCTCCCGCTTCCTGACCGCTACAGCGTTCGCCGCCCTTCTGCTCCCCGCAGCAGCCGAGGCACAGCGCCGGATCCCCGACCCTCAGATTCCGCCGCCCAGCATCACGGAATACACCCCGCGGAACACCTTGGTTGTGCCCGAGCACCCGGTGCCGAGCGCTAAATTCCCGGTCGTCGATATGCACGGGCACCCGCCTACGCTCGACAACCCCGAGAACATCGCGACCGTATTGGCTGCAATGGACGAGTTGAACCTCGGCGTCATGATCCAGACCCGCGGAAGCTCGGGTGAACGTCTTACCAACCAGATCAACGCGGTGAAAGCAGCGGGGCTCGAACACCGATTCGCGTTCTTCACTACCCTCGACCTCCGCGATGTGGCGCCGGGTTCGGGAGCGAAGATCGCCGCACAGCTCGAGGCGGACGTGGCAGCAGGAGCGGTCGGCATCGGTGAGCTGAACAAAGGCTTCGGGCTCTTCACCATGAAAGCCGACGGTACTCGTCTGACCCTAGACGAACCGGAGTTGGACATCGTGTGGCAGACGGCGGGACGCCTCGGCATTCCGGTTTTTGTCCACACAGGTGACCCAGCAGAGTTCTTCGAGCCCCACGATATGGAGAACGAACGTTGGCTCGAGCAGTCGATTTATCCTCAGCGTCAGCTCAACGACCAGGCGCGCTTCCCCACGTTCGACGAGTTGATGGCCGAACGCGATCGGATGATCGAGCGGAATCCCGGCACGACGTGGATCATTGCCCACATGAGCTGGTACGGGAACGACCTCGGACGCCTTGGCGAGCTATTCGACAAATACCCGAATACGGTCGGCGAGCTCGGCGCGGTCCTTTACGACTTCGGCCGCCAGCCCCGGTTCGCACGCGAGTTCTTCGAGAAGTACTCGGACCGGATCCTCTTCGGGAAGGACTCATTCCAGCCCGCCGAGTACCCTTACTACTGGCGCGTCTTCGAGACCAACGACGAGTACTTCGACTACTACCGTGACTACCACGCCTTCTGGAAGCTCTACGGCATGGGACTCTCCGACGACCTGCTGCGGAAGGTCTACTACCAGAACGCAGTGAATGTCATTCCGGGGCTGCCAACGGAGGCGTTGCCTGGGAACTAG